Proteins from one Desulfovibrio legallii genomic window:
- a CDS encoding dissimilatory sulfite reductase D family protein: MADDKDVVIDFLKSKSAAKSKFYFKDFLELFPGKGPRDVKKILTKLVNEEVLEFWSSGSTTMYGLKGAGKQSHAEGED; this comes from the coding sequence GCTGACGACAAAGACGTTGTTATTGACTTTCTGAAAAGCAAATCCGCAGCCAAGTCCAAGTTCTATTTCAAGGACTTTCTGGAACTTTTCCCGGGCAAAGGCCCCCGCGACGTCAAAAAAATCCTCACCAAGCTGGTGAACGAAGAGGTTCTGGAATTCTGGTCCTCCGGTTCCACCACCATGTACGGCCTCAAGGGCGCGGGCAAGCAGAGCCACGCCGAAGGCGAAGACTAG